From the genome of Colletotrichum destructivum chromosome 10, complete sequence, one region includes:
- a CDS encoding Putative pre-mRNA-splicing factor SLU7 domain-containing protein — MPPPPPRKPDPKASAASKEENIYIPSFISKRPFYAGEEGDDQTDYLEHQRLQKKKDEQSQWYDRGRKAGPAATKFRKGACENCGAMTHKAKDCLSRPRAKGAKWTGKDIQADEVIQDVKLGWDAKRDRWNGYDPKEYRNVVEEFNQMEQLRKTALAKDGTEEEQDDGDKYAEENDMSKHQSTATRQLRIREDTAKYLVNLDLESAKYDPKTRSLVDSGATADKAANLFAEEGFMRGSGDASEFEKAQRYAWEAQEKSGDTTKHLQANPTAGEFYRKKEKEEAEKKRAEREKKLKEMYGDNSQYTMPDDVKNLITESEKYVEYDESGLIKGAPKVIAKSKYPEDVYIHNHTSVWGSWWSNFQWGYECCHSVVKNSYCTGEEGKQAWEASERQRTGAILAQQEAPSDTSKEEKAHEEHAAKKPANKRTAEEMMGGVTEEEMEEYRRKRTAANDPMAKFLGKDELV; from the coding sequence ATGCCACCTCCGCCACCCCGAAAGCCCGATCCGAAGGCGTCCGCCGCTTCCAAGGAGGAAAACATATACATCCCTTCTTTCATTAGTAAACGTCCCTTCTATgcgggcgaggaaggcgatgATCAGACGGACTACCTCGAACATCAACGTctgcagaagaagaaggatgaGCAGTCGCAGTGGTACGATCGCGGCCGAAAAGCCGGTCCCGCAGCCACCAAGTTCCGCAAAGGGGCTTGTGAAAACTGCGGCGCCATGACGCACAAGGCCAAGGACTGCCTGAGCCGGCCGCGAGCGAAAGGCGCAAAATGGACCGGCAAGGACATCCAGGCGGATGAGGTCATCCAAGATGTCAAGCTCGGCTGGGATGCCAAGCGTGACCGCTGGAATGGATACGACCCAAAGGAATATCGCAACGTCGTTGAGGAGTTCAATCAGATGGAACAGCTGCGGAAGACGGCGCTAGCGAAGGACGGGACGGAAGAGGAGCAAGACGACGGAGACAAATACGCCGAAGAGAACGACATGAGCAAGCATCAAAGCACAGCTACACGTCAGCTCAGAATACGAGAAGACACGGCCAAATACCTAGTCAATCTTGATCTCGAGTCAGCCAAGTACGACCCGAAAACGAGGTCCCTGGTCGACAGTGGCGCGACTGCAGACAAGGCTGCGAACCTGTTCGCGGAGGAAGGCTTCATGCGAGGCTCGGGCGACGCCAGCGAGTTTGAGAAGGCACAGCGATACGCCTGGGAGGCCCAGGAGAAGAGTGGCGACACCACGAAGCATTTGCAAGCAAACCCCACGGCAGGAGAGTTCTATcggaagaaggagaaggaagaggctGAGAAGAAGCGTGCCGAgcgggagaagaagctcaaggagatGTACGGCGACAACTCGCAGTACACAATGCCGGACGACGTCAAGAACCTCATTACCGAGTCTGAGAAGTACGTCGAATATGATGAGAGCGGTCTTATCAAGGGCGCGCCCAAGGTGATTGCGAAGTCGAAATACCCCGAGGACGTCTACATTCACAACCACACATCGGTGTGGGGCAGTTGGTGGTCCAACTTCCAATGGGGCTACGAGTGCTGCCATTCGGTGGTGAAGAATAGCTACTgcacgggcgaggagggcaagcAGGCATGGGAAGCATCTGAGCGACAACGGACCGGCGCCATCCTGGCTCAACAGGAGGCACCATCGGATACTTccaaggaagaaaaggcgCACGAAGAGCACGCTGCGAAGAAGCCCGCGAATAAGCGAACGGCGGAAGAGATGATGGGAGGTGTTAcagaagaagagatggaggaaTACAGAAGAAAACGGACAGCGGCGAATGATCCGATGGCCAAGTTCTTGGGCAAGGATGAATTGGTTTGA